CCGTCGCCGCGTCCGCTCTCGCCGTGACAGGCGGCGCAGCGTTCGAGATAGATGCGCGCGCCCTCGGCCTTTGCCGCTTCGGCGGCAGCGGCCCCATCGCCCTCCTGCGCGGGCGCGTAGGTCGCACCCGCCACCGTCAGGGCGAAGATCAGCAGAATTGCCGTAACTCGTTTCATTGCGCAAAAGCCTACGCCGTGCGCGAGGCGCGCGCAACAAAGATGCAGACCTGCCCGTGGCGCACCGCCTCGATCCATTCGAGCCGTGCACGGGTTGTGAGGTTTTCGAGTTCCTCGCGCGCAAAGAAATGCAGGCCCGTGAGCAGCTCGCTGCCCTGGGCGATCCAGCGGCCCCAGTCGCCCTCGCGCTCTTCGAGAGTCAGGCACGCGAAGCGCCCGCCGGGCTTGAGCGCGGCACCGATCTCAGCGATGACCTGGCCGGGGTTGCTGAACAGGTGGAGTGCCGCGCAGCAGGCCGCGCCGTCCCAGGAAGCCGTGCGAAGGGGGAGCCGGTGAACATCGGCGCGGATGAAGGAGACATTGTCCAGATTCTCGGCCCGGGCCTGCCTGGCCGCCTGCCGGAGCATCACCGCCGAGCGGTCGAAGCCCACGGCCATGCCGCCCTCGGCCTTAGGCCCGTGGGCCACCAGCCGGGCCCAGCGCCGGGTGTAGTTGCCGGTGCCGCAGGCCACGTCGGCCACGTTGTCGCCGATCTGGGGGCGCAGCATCCGGACCACCACGCGGGCCTCTTCTTCAAAGGCGCGCGGGGGCTGCACCATGCGCATGAGCGCCGGGCGCCAGTAACGCTCGTAGATCATGGGAATCGGCGCGGCCTCCATGAGCCGCTGGGCAAGGCCCGCCCCGGCGTCCTCGCCGCCCACGAAGTCGGCGATTCCGTCCTCAATGGGCCAGCGCGCCCCGCACCCCAGGCAGGTGAGCGCGCCTTCCATTACCTGCTCGCCCTTGCGCTTGCCGCCTGCCTCCAGGCTCAGCGGGCCCGGGTGGTCGCAGCGAATGCAGCGCAGCAGCTCTGTCACGGATGCCAGCATGGGGTTCCCCGATCGCAGGAAAGGCTAGCACCGCCGCCCGCCCCGTCAATCGCTCCCCCGGGGGAATCGACGCGGCGGAGTTGCCTTCGGCTTGGGGCTTTGTTACTTCCAGAGGCACCATGAAGAAGAAAATCCTGATCGCGGAGGACACACGGCTGATCGCCACGGCGATTTACGATCAGCTCTCGTCCGACTTTGAGGTCACGCTGTGCTTCGACGGCAAGCAGGCGGCCTCGCGCGCGCTCGAGGAGAGCTTCGATCTGATCGTCACCGACATCGTCATGCCGGAGATGGACGGGATCGAGCTGGCCCGCGTGCTGCGCAATCAGGAAGCGACCAAGGACATCCCAATCATCGCGCTTTCCACCAAGGCCGAGGACATGCTCAACGCTGAAACGCGACGCCAGTTCGCTGCTTATCTTGTCAAGCCCTTCGGGCTCGATGAACTTCCACGGATCGTTCACGATATTCTCGGCGGGGTCGGAGCGGCGCAATGACGCTCGAGGAGTTCTCCGGCGAACTCAGCGCCCAGCTCCGGGCGCACTACCCGCTCCTCTACGTTCTCACCAGCGAGGAAGAGAGACTCGAGCGTGTGCTGAGCGGCGTCGCCGGCGCAGCAAAGTGGCAGCTCGTTCGCTGGAACGGTGCGAGCGGGTTCGCGCCGCTTGCGCCCGCGAGCCTTCCCGACACGCTGGCGCAGACGAGCGACCCGGCCGGATGCCTGCGCGCCATCAATGGCGGGCCCGAGCGCACGGCCTATCTGCTCGAAGACTTCCACCTTGCGCTCAAGGATGCGGCCGTGTTGCGCCAGCTCAAGGAAGCGCTGCGCGCGCTGCCCCAGCGGTCCATCACGCTGATCATCTCCAGCCCTTCGCTGCACCTGCCCGAGGAACTGGCCAAGGACGTCGCCGTGTTGGAGCTGCCCTACCCCTCGCGCGAGGAGCTGGGCGCCATCATCGATCACGTCGTTGCATCGTTTCCCGAGGCGCACCGCCCGGAGCTCGCCCCTGCGCTGCGCGAGCGAATGCAGAACGCGGCGGCGGGGCTGACGGAAAATGAAGCCCGGCGGCTCTTCGCCAAGGCGCTGCTCATCAAGCGGCCCTTTACCGAGTCGGACCTGGGACTGCTGCTTCAGGAAAAGAAACAACTCATCCGCCAGAGCCAGCTTCTGGAATTTTTCGAGTCGGGCGAGGACATGAGTTCCATCGGCGGGCTCGACGAGCTCAAGAAGTGGCTACAAAGCCGTGAGCGCGCTTTCGGCGAGGAGGCCCGCGCCTACGGTCTTCCCCAGCCCAAGGGCCTGATGCTGCTGGGCGTGCAGGGTTGCGGTAAGTCGCTGACCTCGAAAGTGATCGCCAACCTGTGGAAGCTCCCGCTGCTGCGCCTGGATTTCGGCGCGGTCTTCAGCGCGGGAAGCGGCGGCCCGGACGAGAACCTGCGCCGCGCGCTGCGCATTGCCGAGTCGGTCTCGCCGGCGGTGCTCTGGGTCGACGAGATCGAAAAAGGGCTCGCCGGCCTGGATTCGGGAAGCGCCACCGCCGGGGAAACCTCGCGCGTGCTGGGCTCGTTCATCACGTGGATGCAGGAGAAGAAGCAGGCATCCTTCGTCGTCGCCACCGCGAACTCCATTGAGAACCTCCCGCCCGAGCTCCTGCGCAAGGGTCGCTTCGACGAGATTTTCTTCGTCGACCTGCCCAACGCCCATGAGCGCAAGACGATCTTCGAGATCCATCTGAAGAAGCGCGGGCGCGATCCCGGCGCTTTCGATTGCGAGGGGCTCGCTGCGCAGTGTGAGAAATTCTCCGGCGCGGAGATCGAAGAGAGCATCGTCTCGGCGATGTATGAAGCCTTTGCCGAAGACCGCGAGGTCAACGGCGAGGACGTCCACCAGGCCATCAAGGACACCGTGCCCCTGGCGGTGACGCAGGAAGAGCGCATCGAGGCCCTCAAGGACTGGGCCCGCAACCGGGCCCGCAGGGCCTCCCTGGATACCCGGATGCTCGACGTTTTTGGCGGACGCGCCTGAGCCCCCCCCATGACGCGCCGGGGCAAACCCGGCGGCTGCCCCGTTTGCCGATCTCCCGCCCAGTCGCTACCCTTCTTTATCAGTTGATCTGAACTTCAGCAGCATGCCGCAGGCATCGAAGGACCTTGGAGGTGAGGGACTTGAGCCGGTCCATGACCACGTCGGATTCGCAGCCCGCGCCCTACGCCGTAGAGCGCAAGCATCCACGCATCCCGCTTACCATCGAGATCCGCTGCAAGGGCTCGGGCCGTTCCGAGCGTTTCATTTCCCGCGATCTCTCACCCGGCGGGGTGTTTCTCTACACCACCCGCGTCTACCCGATCGACGCCACCGTGGACCTGAGCTTCTACGTTCCTTACCACCACGAGCAGATCACTGTTCGCGGCCGCGTTGCGCGCCACTCCCAGGACACGGTGAGCGGCATCGTCGACGGGATGGGGATCGAGTTCACCGAAGTCCCCGAAGACGCGCGCGAATCCATCGACCACTACATGCAGACCACGCGCAAGTAGGCTTTTTCCCGCAGCCACATCCGCTTGTCATCCCGAACGAAAAAGGCCCCGCATCGCGGGGCCTTTTTGTTTCCTGTTGCTGGAGAGGCTCAGACCTCTGAGAACATGTAGGGGTCGAAAACCTTGAGCTTTTCCTTGTAGGTCTCGGGATCGATGAACCACAGCGCCGCGGCGATGGAGCTCACCAGCGAGTTGCCGTCCTGCGGGGTGAAGCAGAAGCCGACGACTTCGCTCCCCTCGCTGGTGTGACGCACCGTCAGGGTCGGAACGCTCAGCACTGTCTGCGAGAGGATGCGGCCGAAGATGCCGTGGTCGCGACCGAAGCTGAACACGCTGTTGGTGCTGCGCTTGTCAGTCAGCGCAATGTGGTGGTTGCTCTCAAGCCGGTCGAGCACCGCCTTCTTGTCCACGTCTTCCTTCAGCTTGAGGCTGAAGTGGATGGCATGCATGTACTGGGTGTTGAGCTTGAGGGCCGAGCTGAACACGTTGGGCTTGATCCCCAGGGTGCCGAACAGGTGGTAGGCGTCGCGCGCGTGGTGCGTGCCGAACTGCTCGTCGCCGTGCTTGTCCGCCATGGGCGCGGGCACGAAGGAATCGTCCTGGGAGATGTCGCTGGAGCGGCGGATGCACAGAAAGCGCCCGTCGATCAGGTTGTCCGTCTTCTTGCCGCCGTGGTAGGCGATCGTGTTGATCAGCACCGAGATGTTGTGCGTGTTGCAGGAGACGACCTGGATGAACTTGTCTTCGCCGTGCTTGAGCGCCGAGTCGTTGATGCCCTTGGCGTACTGCTTGCCGAAGCCGAACTCCGAGCCCTGGGCGATGAAGCCCTTCACGTTGCCGCCGATGCTCGAATAGACGTCGTCCTTCATCTTGTTGCCCACCGGGGTGCAGTCGATGACCACGGCGGCGCGCTCGATGGCCTCGCGCGCTTCGAGCGAGGGTTTCATACCCAGCTTGATGAAGTCGTTGCGGCGATCCTCGTCCACGGCCAGGCGCGCACCCTTGTTCATCAGGGCCCGCACCTTGGAGCGATCGGTGGTCAGCGGGGTGCGCTTGTGGAAGCTCACCTCATCAACGCCCAGTTCCTTGCCGAAGCGGGCGAGCATGCCGATCAGGGGCTCGCCAATGGTGCCGGTGCCAACGACGTGTACAACAACGGGGTCGCTCATTTTCTGCCTCTTCTTATTCGTTGGTTTTGAGCCGGCGCGTGGACAGGGCCGCTCGCAGCAGCCTTGCCCCGCGTTTCATCCGACCTGAAGTCTCATGAAGTCCGGGTTATTCGATGCCGAGCAGGAAGTTGCCCAGAAGACGCACTCCGTAGCCCGTCGCGCCCTCGGGGTAGGACGCTGACGCGCTGTCTAACCAAGCCGGACCGGCGATGTCAAGGTGCGCCCAGGGGGTGTCCCCGACGGCCTCGTGCAGGAACAGCGCGGCGTGAATGGCGTCGCCGTAGCGCTCGCCAATGTTACGCAGATCGGCCACTTCCGATTCGAGCTCGGGGCGGTAGAGAATCTCCAGCGGCAGCGGCCACAGGCGCTCGCCGGCGATGTCGGAGGCCATGAGCACCGACTCGGCCAGGCCGTCGTCGTTGCAGAACAGGCCCGCCACCTGGGGGCCAAGGCCCA
This genomic interval from Chrysiogenia bacterium contains the following:
- a CDS encoding methyltransferase domain-containing protein — protein: MLASVTELLRCIRCDHPGPLSLEAGGKRKGEQVMEGALTCLGCGARWPIEDGIADFVGGEDAGAGLAQRLMEAAPIPMIYERYWRPALMRMVQPPRAFEEEARVVVRMLRPQIGDNVADVACGTGNYTRRWARLVAHGPKAEGGMAVGFDRSAVMLRQAARQARAENLDNVSFIRADVHRLPLRTASWDGAACCAALHLFSNPGQVIAEIGAALKPGGRFACLTLEEREGDWGRWIAQGSELLTGLHFFAREELENLTTRARLEWIEAVRHGQVCIFVARASRTA
- a CDS encoding response regulator; the encoded protein is MKKKILIAEDTRLIATAIYDQLSSDFEVTLCFDGKQAASRALEESFDLIVTDIVMPEMDGIELARVLRNQEATKDIPIIALSTKAEDMLNAETRRQFAAYLVKPFGLDELPRIVHDILGGVGAAQ
- a CDS encoding AAA family ATPase — translated: MTLEEFSGELSAQLRAHYPLLYVLTSEEERLERVLSGVAGAAKWQLVRWNGASGFAPLAPASLPDTLAQTSDPAGCLRAINGGPERTAYLLEDFHLALKDAAVLRQLKEALRALPQRSITLIISSPSLHLPEELAKDVAVLELPYPSREELGAIIDHVVASFPEAHRPELAPALRERMQNAAAGLTENEARRLFAKALLIKRPFTESDLGLLLQEKKQLIRQSQLLEFFESGEDMSSIGGLDELKKWLQSRERAFGEEARAYGLPQPKGLMLLGVQGCGKSLTSKVIANLWKLPLLRLDFGAVFSAGSGGPDENLRRALRIAESVSPAVLWVDEIEKGLAGLDSGSATAGETSRVLGSFITWMQEKKQASFVVATANSIENLPPELLRKGRFDEIFFVDLPNAHERKTIFEIHLKKRGRDPGAFDCEGLAAQCEKFSGAEIEESIVSAMYEAFAEDREVNGEDVHQAIKDTVPLAVTQEERIEALKDWARNRARRASLDTRMLDVFGGRA
- a CDS encoding PilZ domain-containing protein: MTTSDSQPAPYAVERKHPRIPLTIEIRCKGSGRSERFISRDLSPGGVFLYTTRVYPIDATVDLSFYVPYHHEQITVRGRVARHSQDTVSGIVDGMGIEFTEVPEDARESIDHYMQTTRK